GCAACGTGGCACTGTGCGGGCATGGGTCGTCGGGCAAGACGACGCTGATCGACAAACTGCTGAACCTGACCGGGGCGGTGACGCGTCCGGCCAGCGTCGACGACGGCACCAGCGTGTGCGATTTTGACGAGGAAGAAAAGCAGCACAAGTATTCGATTGAGGCGGCGGTGGTGCACTTCGACCACGGGGGGAAGCACTTCAATTTGATCGACACGCCAGGCTACCCTGATTTTATCGGCCAGGCGATTGGCGCACTGCGGGCGGTGGAAACGGCGTGCATTGT
The sequence above is drawn from the Pirellulales bacterium genome and encodes:
- a CDS encoding GTP-binding protein; its protein translation is MAKYNVADIRNVALCGHGSSGKTTLIDKLLNLTGAVTRPASVDDGTSVCDFDEEEKQHKYSIEAAVVHFDHGGKHFNLIDTPGYPDFIGQAIGALRAVETACIVVNAHSGIEVNTRRVFQEAGKAGVGRIIVVSKMDTENIDFPKLVGNVQEMWGKACVPLNVPLG